Proteins encoded in a region of the Rutidosis leptorrhynchoides isolate AG116_Rl617_1_P2 chromosome 9, CSIRO_AGI_Rlap_v1, whole genome shotgun sequence genome:
- the LOC139868504 gene encoding uncharacterized protein — translation MKIPSHLGYYEGKDDPDDFMNIFEGAARMSRWDIAIACHAFSYVLKSDARIWFESLAKDSISIFEDLKRLFRSKFSQQKKHKKNHVAAHSIKKKDHKASRAFLIRTRALVEHLSRDLPDTYEALLDKAYIWLDAKDTANSFVYEESQGFKRKEKASHREEKPGRRNEWNRFSPYRRENTPGILGTLMKSPKEILATERAAQAFKAPPKLNSKGKMRETSKFCNFHNDFGHETDDYIQLRQAIEEAVRSGKLTHLVKGIRNPKTLKQEPKPEEKKPNADNAILMVTECFAVEKLGTYKRGRKSEVIDWEEISFPALDTITPSDKPVTINGRICEIDVHRVYLDGGSA, via the exons ATGAAGATACCTTCCCATCTGGGATATTACGAGGGGAAAGATGACCCTGATGATTTTATGAATATCTTCGAAGGTGCGGCTCGAATGTCAAGATGGGACATTGCCATAGCTTGCCATGCATTCTCATACGTGCTCAAAAGCGATGCAAGAATTTGGTTCGAATCTTTAGCAAAGGATTCCATCTCGATTTTTGAGGACCTTAAACGACTTTTCAGGTCGAAGTTCAGCCAGCAAAAGAAACACAAGAAGAACCATGTTGCTGCTCACAGTATCAAGAAGAAGGATCACAAAGCTTCGAGAGCTTTTCTCATCCG GACCCGAGCGTTGGTAGAGCATCTTAGTCGAGATCTCCCCGACACTTACGAAGCTTTGCTAGACAAGGCATACATTTGGTTAGATGCTAAAGACACCGCCAATAGCTTCGTATACGAAGAATCTCAAGGTTTTAAGCGAAAAGAAAAGGCAAGTCACCGCGAAGAGAAGCCTGGAAGAAGGAATGAATGGAACAGGTTTTCCCCTTACCGAAGGGAAAACACCCCCGGGATCCTCGGAACATTGATGAAGTCGCCTAAAGAGATCCTAGCTACCGAAAGAGCTGCCCAAGCTTTTAAAGCTCCACCAAAGCTAAATAGCAAGGGGAAGATGAGGGAAACAAGCAAATTTTGTAACTTTCACAATGACTTCGGGCACGAAACAGACGACTACATACAGTTGAGGCAGGCCATAGAGGAGGCAGTCAGATCTGGAAAATTAACGCATCTGGTAAAGGGCATACGCAACCCGAAGACACTGAAGCAAGAACCTAAGCCCGAAGAAAAGAAACCAAATGCAGACAACGCCATACTGATGGTCACAGAATGCTTCGCCGTCGAGAAACTAGGGACCTACAAGAGGGGAAGAAAAAGTGAAGTGATAGACTGGGAAGAGATCTCTTTCCCAGCACTTGATACCATCACTCCCTCCGATAAACCTGTTACAATCAACGGACGAATCTGCGAGATAGATGTACATCGAGTTTACCTGGATGGTGGCAGTGCATGA
- the LOC139868505 gene encoding uncharacterized protein: protein MSPKPGETLYLYLAASKECISAVLVAEREKLQVPIYFVSRVLQGAEANYPELEKLTLALVHTVRKLRRYFQAHPIIVLTNKQIRQVLMKPEKSGRMAKWAIELGEHDIDFQARHSIRAQILADFMAETTKTNEESDSTFAQIITPPVETKEWKLFTDGASSSDGSGAGIMLINPEGQEFTYALRFEFNTTNNEAEYGALLVGLRIAKEMKIEHFQAFVDSQLVANQVLGIFEARQPTIQLYFSKVKELMESFRSFTIKHVRRSQNKKADALSKLASITFAHLAKEVLVEVLEKRSIEAQEVQDLVTEEENTWMKPIREYLEHGILLEDNKEARKILIKAPSYKIMNGTLYRKSFLTTWLRCARLNQASMIIREMHEGICGLHSGPGSIVAKILRMGYYWATMHEDTVTILRTYEPCQIHAKVQKQPKQEMISVLSAWPFSKWGIDLVGPLTEAPGGYKWLVVMIDYFTK, encoded by the coding sequence ATGTCGCCGAAGCCAGGAGAAACACTCTATCTCTACCTAGCAGCATCCAAAGAATGCATCAGTGCGGTGTTAGTAGCAGAGCGAGAAAAGCTACAGGTCCCAATATACTTCGTAAGCCGGGTTCTACAAGGTGCGGAAGCCAACTACCCAGAACTTGAAAAGCTCACGCTTGCTCTAGTCCACACAGTAAGGAAACTACGGAGGTACTTTCAAGCTCATCCTATCATTGTGTTAACTAACAAGCAAATTAGGCAGGTACTCATGAAGCCAGAAAAGTCGGGTAGAATGGCCAAATGGGCCATAGAGCTCGGGGAACATGACATCGATTTCCAAGCTCGTCATTCAATTAGGGCCCAAATATTAGCAGACTTCATGGCAGAAACTACGAAGACAAATGAAGAGAGTGACTCTACCTTCGCACAGATTATCACTCCACCTGTTGAAACAAAGGAATGGAAACTGTTCACCGATGGAGCTTCTAGCTCTGATGGCTCAGGGGCAGGGATCATGTTAATTAACCCAGAAGGGCAAGAGTTTACTTATGCGCTGCGCTTCGAATTCAACACCACCAACAACGAAGCAGAGTACGGAGCTCTTCTCGTCGGGCTCAGAATAGCGAAAGAGATGAAAATCGAGCATTTTCAAGCCTTTGTAGATTCCCAACTTGTCGCTAACCAGGTCTTAGGTATCTTCGAAGCAAGACAACCTACCATACAACTCTATTTTTCAAAGGTCAAGGAACTAATGGAAAGCTTCAGAAGCTTCACAATCAAACATGTGAGGAGGAGTCAAAACAAGAAAGCAGATGCTCTGAGCAAATTAGCTTCTATCACCTTCGCTCACCTCGCAAAAGAAGTATTGGTTGAAGTGTTAGAAAAAAGGTCCATCGAAGCTCAGGAAGTCCAAGACTTAGTCACTGAAGAAGAAAACACATGGATGAAGCCAATAAGGGAATACTTGGAACACGGGATTTTACTCGAAGATAACAAGGAAGCACGAAAGATCCTGATCAAAGCACCATCATACAAAATAATGAACGGAACTCTGTATAGAAAATCTTTCCTTACCACATGGCTTCGATGTGCCAGACTAAACCAAGCCTCAATGATCATCAGAGAAATGCATGAAGGTATATGTGGACTTCACTCCGGACCAGGGTCAATCGTGGCAAAGATACTAAGGATGGGGTACTACTGGGCAACCATGCACGAAGATACAGTCACAATCTTACGAACCTATGAGCCATGTCAGATCCATGCTAAAGTTCAAAAACAGCCAAAACAAGAGATGATATCGGTGCTATCAGCATGGCCTTTCTCAAAATGGGGCATAGATCTAGTGGGTCCACTCACCGAGGCTCCAGGAGGTTACAAATGGTTGGTAGTTATGATAGACTACTTCACAAAGTAG